A genomic window from Pseudanabaena yagii GIHE-NHR1 includes:
- a CDS encoding DUF4230 domain-containing protein — protein sequence MFLFSIYMLKHPKEYLDKWLNTESVSISRLNIPSNILVGCVAILSILVLWLSSQLFFSFAGNTTIDPRSLIVHQVRDVSELATAIFETETVIDASKKEGLLESKLLYIAHGGVRVGIDLSEFRDDDVQVEEKKITVTLPPLRVLDTKLDVNQSRVYDYNKGFLNLGPDVVRLQESAQRDAINKLQEAACKDWLIKTASDRVQQIVQRFLNLVISDKGYTVTVKTQFPTENSCSKSNSLGSV from the coding sequence ATGTTCTTATTTTCAATATATATGCTCAAGCATCCTAAAGAATACTTAGATAAGTGGCTAAATACAGAAAGTGTCTCAATTTCAAGATTGAACATACCCAGTAATATTTTGGTTGGTTGTGTTGCAATTCTCTCGATCTTAGTTTTGTGGTTATCTTCGCAGCTATTTTTTAGTTTTGCAGGTAATACAACAATTGATCCTAGATCGTTAATCGTCCATCAAGTTAGAGATGTAAGCGAACTAGCCACAGCCATTTTTGAGACAGAAACTGTAATTGATGCAAGTAAAAAAGAGGGACTACTAGAAAGTAAGTTGCTTTACATTGCTCATGGCGGAGTAAGAGTTGGCATAGACTTGAGTGAATTTCGTGATGATGACGTACAAGTAGAAGAGAAAAAAATCACTGTAACTTTACCCCCTCTGAGAGTTCTAGATACAAAACTAGATGTTAACCAATCAAGAGTTTATGACTACAACAAAGGTTTTCTAAATCTTGGTCCTGATGTGGTGCGTTTGCAGGAGTCTGCCCAGCGTGATGCAATTAATAAACTACAAGAAGCAGCTTGCAAGGATTGGTTAATAAAAACAGCTAGTGACCGAGTGCAGCAGATTGTACAGCGATTTTTAAACTTAGTGATTAGTGATAAAGGTTACACTGTAACAGTCAAAACCCAATTCCCAACTGAAAATTCTTGTTCTAAATCTAATTCTCTTGGATCTGTATAA
- a CDS encoding CBS domain-containing protein, with protein sequence MTEQVHLALETTFYFRDLFRNARAIAQKDSESFDEILFSLERFGYFLSKLKDGNLGKYFTSISDIANNSSLADYIPNKHPSYHTQFKDLYDSVKDGRNDAMHHGAYARHLTDHAVQVALIIEDALMTGKDRLSDYMVRNVIQASLWQPLSFVRQQMLSNSFSYIPFLNENDEWSFLCDRDIAKYINQNSKNWRKEKLANTVKQAINDLPNKLNFDDAISCKPDNSIGEVLELMKEKPLIVTDTNDKTKIIGIITAFDLL encoded by the coding sequence ATGACAGAACAAGTTCATCTAGCTCTAGAAACAACTTTTTATTTTCGAGACTTATTTAGAAATGCTCGTGCAATTGCTCAAAAAGATTCTGAGTCATTTGATGAGATATTGTTTAGCTTAGAACGGTTCGGATATTTCTTATCAAAACTTAAAGATGGAAATTTGGGGAAATATTTTACTTCCATTTCTGATATTGCAAATAATTCTTCACTTGCAGACTATATTCCGAATAAACATCCAAGTTATCACACACAATTTAAAGATTTATATGATTCAGTAAAAGATGGAAGAAATGATGCAATGCATCATGGTGCTTATGCTAGACATCTAACTGATCACGCCGTGCAAGTTGCTTTAATTATTGAGGATGCACTTATGACTGGTAAAGATAGACTATCTGATTACATGGTTCGTAATGTTATACAAGCATCGCTTTGGCAGCCGTTAAGCTTTGTAAGGCAACAAATGCTTTCTAATTCTTTCTCCTATATTCCATTTCTAAATGAAAATGATGAATGGAGCTTTTTGTGTGATAGAGATATCGCAAAATATATAAATCAAAATAGTAAGAATTGGCGAAAGGAAAAATTAGCAAATACAGTAAAACAAGCAATTAACGATTTACCAAACAAGCTTAACTTTGACGATGCTATTTCTTGTAAACCCGATAATAGCATTGGGGAGGTGCTTGAATTAATGAAAGAAAAACCACTAATAGTTACTGATACTAACGATAAAACTAAGATTATAGGTATAATTACTGCTTTTGATCTTCTCTAA